The genomic segment TTGAGGAGGCTGCGGACCGGGATGGGGTCGAACTCCGCCGTGAACAGGCCCGGCAGGTAGTGCTGCACGGGTCGGTCGAGGTCGATCGTGCCCTCGGCGGCCAGTTGCAGCACCATGGCCGCCGTCACGATCTTTGTCGTCGACCCGGCGCGCAGTCGGCCGTGCGGATCCGCCTTGCGGTGCGTGACCAGGTCGTGCACGCCGGAACTGCCGCGCCAGGTCCCGTCCGTGCCGCCGACCCGGACGAGCGCGGCGGTCGCGTCGGCGTTCGGCAGCCCCTTGATCGCGTCCCGCAGGAGCTTGTCGTTCGGTCTGTTCGACGTCGACGGGGCGTCCGTCGCAGCGTGCGAGGGGTATGCGAGCGCCGGGGCGGCCGCCGCGCCGGTCAGCCCGAGGACGAGGGCGGCGGCGACGGCGGCACGGGCGGGAACCTTCACGGTGACTCCTGGGACGGGTTCGACGGGATGTGGTCACATCCTGGCGAGCGCCCCGGGGGCGGTGGATCGTCAGTGGGGAGGGCTCTGTCCCGGGAAGCTGTCGGGGGCCAACGGGGCTCGGAGTCGGGGGTGTTGGAAGGGGAGTCCCCTAGGGGGTGGCGCTAGGGCCGGCGAAGGCCGTGCAGCGTTTCGATGCGGTTCGTCGTGATCGCGTCGGTGCCCGCGGCGATCAGGCGGCGCATCGAGCGGCGTGTGTCCGGGGTCCAGGCCGAGACGAGCAGGCCCTGGCGGTGTACGTGGAGCGTCAGTTCGCGGTCGACCAGCGGGAAGCGGAAGTTGAGCCAGCGCGGCTTCACCGCGTCCAGGAGGACGGGGCGGGGCGGGGCCAGGGTCGTCCAGGTCAGCGCGATCTCCGCGGCCGGATCCGCCTCGCGCACGGCGAGCATCGTCCGCCCGCCCGCGCAGTAGTACACCCGCTCCGCCGCGCCGCACTCCGCGACGACCCCGACGACCGTGCGCACGGCGTCGTACGTCGCCCCCGGCAGGTCGATCATGAGCCGGTGCCCCTCGGTGGCCGCGAGGGCCGCGGCGAGGGTCGGGACGCCGCCCTCGGTGAGGCCTTCGACCTCCGCGGAGGACAGGGCGGCGAGCGGCCGCTCGTACCCCCACAGGCGCTTCAGGGTCGGGTCGTGCAGCAGGACGGGTACGCCGTCCCCGGTCAGGCGGACGTCGATCTCCACCGCGTCCGCGCCCCGCTCGAACGCGGAGCGCAGGGACGGGAGGGTGTTCTCACGAACGCGGTAGGGATCGCCTCGGTGGGCCACAGCAGTCACGGTGCGCATGGGCCCATTGTGGTCACGGGATGCGGATGGGTGGGTTTATTGCGGATGGGCGCGTTCGTTGCGGATGGGCGCGTTCGTTGCGGATGGGTGCGGTCGTTGCGGATGGGCGCGTTCGTCACGGCGCGAGCCACGTGTCCGTGTACGTGTCGATCTCGGCGGCGATCCGCGCCTTGCCCGCCGGGTCGAGGAAGGACGCCTCGACGGCGTTCTTGGCGAGGTCCGCGATGCCGCGCTCATCGAGGCCGAGGAGACGGGCCGCCACGGCGTACTCGTTGTTCAGGTCCGTGCCGAACATCGGCGGGTCGTCGGAGTTGATCGTGACGGTCACTCCTGCCTCGACGAACTGCTTGACCGGGTGCTCGTCGAGGGTGCTGACCGCGCGGGTCGCGATGTTCGAGGTCGGGCAGACCTCCAGCGGGATGCCGTGCTCGGCCAGGTGGGCGAGGAGCTTGGGGTCCTGCGCGGACGTCGTGCCGTGCCCGATGCGCTCGGCGCCCAGGTGGATCAGGGCGTCCCAGACGGTCTCGGGGCCCGTCGTCTCGCCGGCGTGCGGGACCGAGTGCAGGCCCGCCGCGATCGCCCGGTCGAAGTACGGCTTGAACTGCGGGCGCGGCACGCCGATCTCGGGCCCGCCGAGCCCGAAGGAGACCAGGCCCTCGGGGCGCAGCTTGTCGGTGGTGGCGAGGCGGAGCGTCTCCTCGGCCGATTCGAGTCCGGCCTCGCCGGGGATGTCGAAGCACCAGCGCATTACGGTGCCGAACTCCTTCTCGGCCGCCGTGCGGGCGTCCTCGATGGCGTCCATGAAGGCGCGGTCGTCGATGCCGCGGCGCACGGAGGAGTACGGGGTGATCGTCAGCTCGGCGTAGCGGACGTTCTGGCGCGCCATGTCGCGGGCCACCTCGTACGTGAGGAGGCGTACGTCCTCCGGGGTGCGGATCAGGTCCACGACGGACAGGTAGACCTGGATGAAGTGCGCGAAGTCCGTGAACGTGAAGTAGTCGGCGAGCGCCTCGGGGTCGGTCGGCACCGAGGAGTCGGGGTGCCGGGCGGCCAGCTCGGAGACGATGCGGGGGGAGGCCGAGCCGACGTGGTGCACGTGCAGTTCCGCCTTGGGCAGTCCGGCGATGAAGGCGTGCGTATCTCTGGCGGGCGCGGCTGTGGTCTGCTGCTCGGTCACGGTTTCCTCCCCAGGAACGGGTTTGATCGGCTGATCGATGGGTCGGGGATCATCGTAGGCGGCGGTCGGCGTGGGGAAAGCGAGGGCCGTAGCATGACGGAACGTACGAAAGAGGTGACCCGTCATGTCCGCGAAGTCCGAGGACGACGCCGTGCCCGACGCGGGCGGCGCGGGTGGCGCGAGGGCGCCGGAGGAACGTGATCCTTGGGCGCCGCCGGTGGAGGACCAGCCGCGGAGTGTCCCGACAGGGGGTGCCTGGGGGTCGGTGCCGCAGCCGCCCGTGTCTCCGGTGGCCGGTGTGCCGCCCGTCGGCAACCCCTTCGCCGCGCCCGGCGAGCCGGTGCCCCCGCCGCCCGTCTCACCGGACGGGCCAGGGCAGATGCCGTACGGGTACGGGTACCCGGGTCCGGGGCAGCAGGGGTTTCAGGGGCAGCAGGGGTATGCCGGGTACCCCGGATACGGCTGGGCCGCCATGCCCATGGCTCCCGCGAACGGCATGGGCGTCACCGCGCTCGTCCTCGGGATCATCGCCGCCGCCGGTTTCTGTCTGTGGCCGCTGGCGATCGTCCTCGGCATCCTCGCGGTGGTCTTCGGCGCGGTGGGACGCGGCAAGGCGCGGCGGGGCGAGGCGACGAACGCCGGACAGGCCCTCGCCGGGATCATCT from the Streptomyces venezuelae genome contains:
- a CDS encoding glycerophosphodiester phosphodiesterase is translated as MRTVTAVAHRGDPYRVRENTLPSLRSAFERGADAVEIDVRLTGDGVPVLLHDPTLKRLWGYERPLAALSSAEVEGLTEGGVPTLAAALAATEGHRLMIDLPGATYDAVRTVVGVVAECGAAERVYYCAGGRTMLAVREADPAAEIALTWTTLAPPRPVLLDAVKPRWLNFRFPLVDRELTLHVHRQGLLVSAWTPDTRRSMRRLIAAGTDAITTNRIETLHGLRRP
- a CDS encoding adenosine deaminase, with the translated sequence MTEQQTTAAPARDTHAFIAGLPKAELHVHHVGSASPRIVSELAARHPDSSVPTDPEALADYFTFTDFAHFIQVYLSVVDLIRTPEDVRLLTYEVARDMARQNVRYAELTITPYSSVRRGIDDRAFMDAIEDARTAAEKEFGTVMRWCFDIPGEAGLESAEETLRLATTDKLRPEGLVSFGLGGPEIGVPRPQFKPYFDRAIAAGLHSVPHAGETTGPETVWDALIHLGAERIGHGTTSAQDPKLLAHLAEHGIPLEVCPTSNIATRAVSTLDEHPVKQFVEAGVTVTINSDDPPMFGTDLNNEYAVAARLLGLDERGIADLAKNAVEASFLDPAGKARIAAEIDTYTDTWLAP
- a CDS encoding DUF4190 domain-containing protein; protein product: MSAKSEDDAVPDAGGAGGARAPEERDPWAPPVEDQPRSVPTGGAWGSVPQPPVSPVAGVPPVGNPFAAPGEPVPPPPVSPDGPGQMPYGYGYPGPGQQGFQGQQGYAGYPGYGWAAMPMAPANGMGVTALVLGIIAAAGFCLWPLAIVLGILAVVFGAVGRGKARRGEATNAGQALAGIICGAVGIVLGVALLVILVVVPDDDSDDGSTRDDEPGYSAAATSAAPAASAAASSVGPSLTLRT